aataactatttgtaaatgtttactccccaaatgcttcctcaaaatatctaataaattaatcttttacttaatacatttaaactctTTCCTCATAtatcttctttctctttcatatttattgcattctaatataacatgttctactgtttcatattaatccacagagctccttcctcttcttgattttattggcgGTAGGCAAACCAACTCCACAGAGCTTTAACTCATCAGTCCTGAAATGAGTTCCCAGAAATAAGATCCACCTGTCCCATCCCAGCTGATTAACCCTGCAGGTCTGTCACACATTGGGCTCCTGAtgggggaggcggagcttcaaGCGCAGCCGCTCCCACAGTCAGCTGTGTATAAAAGCTGTGACAGAGCAGCATGTGCTATAGCTGTAGTTCTGGCTAGAGTTTAGTTCCTAATACTGCCATGGAGTTTTTCAGGTGTCTGTTTGGCGTCGCTTTGATTTGCGGCGTTTCTGCTCAGACGTACTGGATGCAGCCGCCACAGAGACACCAGCTCTCTCCTTCCTTCCAGAAGCCTGAGCAGCAGTCCAAGGtccctccagctctgcctccgtTTGATAAATGTGTCTTGGAAGAGGCTGAGAAGATCCAGTGTGGGACTCCAGACATCACTGTTGCTCAGTGTCAAGACATTAACTGCTGTTTTGATGGGCGCCAGTGCTACTATGGGAAAGCAGGTATGTCtctaatttttacttttttatttttttaaacatgtcagCACCTGAAGGCTTAAAATGAATGGCCTTATTTTTACCCAGTAACCGTCCAGTGTACCAGGGATGGGCAGTTCGTGGTGGTTGTGGCCAGAGAGGCCACTCTGCCACCCCTCGACGTCAGCTCAATCAGCATGCTGGAGTCAAATGACGTTCTCTGTGGACCGGTTGATGGCACCTCTTCCTTCGCCATCTTTCAGTTCCCTGTGACAGCGTGTGGAACTACACTTAAGGTTGACAGACCTCCTATCATTAATAATTTAGTCCCCTGTTTTTCAACTCTgctttaaaactgaattgaaactgTGAACATCAAGTTGTATTGATGAGGAATGTCCTTGCATTACAAGCTGACTATTGTTACCAGCTGCGATTGTAAATGTGAGCACTTCTAAATATTTTGGTCCTATGATTTTAAACTCTTAATGTATTGTCATTTGTAGCAGAATGATGAGGGCTATGTGGTCTATGAGAACCACATGGCCTCTTCATATGAGGTGGGAATTGGCCCAAAGGGATCAATCACCAGGGACAGCCATTTTGAGTAAGTTCAACCTGTCAAGTCCACTTTGAGTATGATAACATCATTACTGCCACCCACTGTCAGGAGTGGGTGGCAGTAATGTGCAAACAAATCACTTGCCTATAGGGAtgcctggcttttttttttttttttttttttttttttttttgtcttcttgaGGGGGTGTGGTGGAGGGTAGTAGAGGTCTTGTTTTGCCTTCATAGGAGACACTTAAAACTATACTTGCATAACATCTTGACGTTGCAAACCTTAACTCAGGTTGGTGTGATTAGACCTTGTCCTGAAGCTGTGATGAGTAAAGACTTGTCAATTTCTAGCTAGCCAGACTTCATTGGGCTTTATGTGTATACAATTTAGCAAAGCGGTGGATTAACAGAAGGCATGAGTTGTTGCAGGCCACTGAAAttctaatgtaattttttttttttttttttttttaaatgagactAAGGTGTAGAAAAGTTTATTTGAAAGCACTTTCTGAGACTAGTTTATCTCTTTAAAATTGGATGCAGACTATACACCAGCTGCCTGTAGGTGAACCAAGTCTTGCAGGCAACCCTGTGGTCCACAATAAACATTCAGGATGAAATGGGGAAAACATTGTTAAACCCTTAATATATTTTTGACATGTGCCAAAGAATTCATGTCAAGCTGCTGAAATCTGGCGGTAGCTTGAAAGATGCTAACGTTTAGCAGGAATTTAAAACGCTCTCTCCCTGCAGATTACTCTTCCAGTGTCGGTACTCCAGCACAACAGTGGAGGCTCTCGTCGTGGAGGTGAACCCTGTTCCTCCCCCAgtgtctgttgctgctgcaggactcCTGAGGGTGGAGCTCAGACTGGGCAACGGCCAGTGTTTCTCCAAAGGCTGCCTTGAGGGTATGCGGCATTAAAATTGCTCGTCCAATATGAAACCTGTAAACGTAACCAAACTGCTTTGCTTACAGAGGTGGCGGCATACAGCTCCTTCTACAGCGCATCTGATTACCCAGTCACCAAAGTGTTGAGAGAACCCGTTTATGTTGAGGTCCGTCTTCTGGGGAGGTCTGACCCAAATATTGTCCTGAACCTGGAACACTGCTGGGCCACTCCAACCCCAAACCCTCAAAGTGTGCCACAGTGGGACCTTCTGGTTGATGGGTATGGAAATGGGTTAATCTTGACAATTGGCTTTCCTTGCACTCGCTAAGTATGCTGTCCTTGTATGCAGCTGTCCCTACCATGATGACCGATACCAGACCACAGTGATTCCTGTGGATGGCTCTTCTGGCCTGGAGTATCCTTCTCACTACAAACGTTTCATCAGCAAGATGTTCACCTTTGTGGCTTCAGATACCTATAATCATCAGAAAGATACAGTACGTATGACTGCTTGAATATCGTAATGAAATCCCCCCCCTGTAGCTGCTTGTCCAGGATTGACCCTTGTGCCCCCTACTTTCAGGTGTACATCCATTGTGCAACAGCTGTGTGCTACCCAAGCAGCACAGACTCTTGTGAACAACAATGTCACAGGCAAAGTGAGTATCCTCTGCACTTTGGCTCTTTCTTCCTCTCCAATTATACTTGGAAAGAAAGCATTCTAGAATAAACTT
This genomic window from Fundulus heteroclitus isolate FHET01 chromosome 6, MU-UCD_Fhet_4.1, whole genome shotgun sequence contains:
- the LOC105937576 gene encoding zona pellucida sperm-binding protein 4 isoform X2, which gives rise to MEFFRCLFGVALICGVSAQTYWMQPPQRHQLSPSFQKPEQQSKVPPALPPFDKCVLEEAEKIQCGTPDITVAQCQDINCCFDGRQCYYGKAVTVQCTRDGQFVVVVAREATLPPLDVSSISMLESNDVLCGPVDGTSSFAIFQFPVTACGTTLKNDEGYVVYENHMASSYEVGIGPKGSITRDSHFELLFQCRYSSTTVEALVVEVNPVPPPVSVAAAGLLRVELRLGNGQCFSKGCLEEVAAYSSFYSASDYPVTKVLREPVYVEVRLLGRSDPNIVLNLEHCWATPTPNPQSVPQWDLLVDGCPYHDDRYQTTVIPVDGSSGLEYPSHYKRFISKMFTFVASDTYNHQKDTVYIHCATAVCYPSSTDSCEQQCHRQRRAAVEKVPSSQKVLVSSGEVILSETATAAHQR
- the LOC105937576 gene encoding zona pellucida sperm-binding protein 4 isoform X1 — its product is MEFFRCLFGVALICGVSAQTYWMQPPQRHQLSPSFQKPEQQSKVPPALPPFDKCVLEEAEKIQCGTPDITVAQCQDINCCFDGRQCYYGKAVTVQCTRDGQFVVVVAREATLPPLDVSSISMLESNDVLCGPVDGTSSFAIFQFPVTACGTTLKQNDEGYVVYENHMASSYEVGIGPKGSITRDSHFELLFQCRYSSTTVEALVVEVNPVPPPVSVAAAGLLRVELRLGNGQCFSKGCLEEVAAYSSFYSASDYPVTKVLREPVYVEVRLLGRSDPNIVLNLEHCWATPTPNPQSVPQWDLLVDGCPYHDDRYQTTVIPVDGSSGLEYPSHYKRFISKMFTFVASDTYNHQKDTVYIHCATAVCYPSSTDSCEQQCHRQRRAAVEKVPSSQKVLVSSGEVILSETATAAHQR